ACGCGCCCTTGGGATGAAAGCCTGAGTAGTTTGAGCTGCAATCCAGTCAGCCCAGATGCATCCCAGATACATCCAAGGTATTTTTTAATGTTTATATCGCACAAGAAAATCCTCAGCAGTTTTTTTGAACGCCTCATTAACACCAAGAGGCGGTGTCCAGCTTAATATTTTCTTTGTTTTACTGATATCTACCTGTAGCGAACCCAGCAGACGTTGTGCAGCCTCACGCCTACCTAAAATCATTGCCCCTGCTTTCAATAATCCTGCATGCACAGGCAATAAGCGCACTGGCCTACCCAGTGCTATAGCCATATGTTGTAATAACTCCGTTGTTGACAGGTCTTCGTCGTCACTCACCAAAAAAGTCTGATTGGCTGCAGCAAAATGATCAATGCATGTCACAATTAAGTCAACCAGGTTATCCAGTGCCACAAGGCTGCGTTTATTATGAATGACACCTAACGGTAAGGGGATACCTTTATTCAGCCAACGCATCATAGTTAGGAAATTAGCCTTGACCCCTACACCATAAACTAAGGGCGGACGAATAATCACGACCTCCATCCCGGTCTTTTCTGCCAGTTTATACAGCCCATCTTCTGCTTCACGTTTAGAAATACCATAAGCATCAAGCGGCGCAGGATCATCTTCCGATGTATAAGGCTGATTCAAAGGCGTACTCTCACCATTTACTTTGATCGAGCTAATAAAAATAAATCGTTTTACACCCGCTGCGGCAGCTTGTCGGGCAAGATTGAGCGTACCTTCAACATTCACTCTGCGAAATTCAATGAATGAATCATTATCGGAGTCATTCATTACATGGACACAGGCCGCAGTGTGAATGATCACTTCAACACCTGACAAAGCTAAGGTCCAATCTGTGCTCGCTTCAAGGTCTCCCACTAATATCGATTGCAAACCTGAAGCCAGGTTCCCTCTTTCGCGACGCATAGCCGCCACAAGCTGGTAGCGAGTATCATCAACCAAGCAATCAACCAGTGCCGTACCCAAAAAACCAGTCGAACCCGTTAGTAGTAATCTCGCACGATTGTCTTCGCTCAAACTCTCGCTTCCAACGTTTTATAAATATCCAGGTGAGCTTGCACGATTTTTTCTATGGAAAACTCTTTTTCAGCCAATCGTCTTCCCTCCCGCCCCATACGTTGACGTAAACTAACATCCTCTATTAGCTGCTCAATTACTGAAACCAACGCCTGTTCATCGCGTGCCGGAATCAATAACCCAGTCTTACCTGGCTCAATCGCATCACGACATCCAGGCATATCCGTTGTTATAATAGCTCTACCACTCGCAGCCGCCTCAATAAGCACTTTGGGCAAACCCTCAGCATAATATGATGGCAGAACAATAATATGAGCCTTTGAAAACAGCTCAGCAATATCTGAGCGAAGCCCCAAACATTCGACGATCCCCTCTTCTTGCCAAGCCAGGACTGACTCAACAGAAACACTTTCGAGATTGCCTGTATCAGGTTCACCAATTAATTGAAAGCGCCCCTTAACACCTTTTGAGTGAATTATTCTGGCCGCTGCAACAAACTCATACACCCCCTTATCCTTTAGCAGTCTGGACGCCATTACAATAATGGGAACTCCGTCAGGCTCAGGTGTTGCCAAATAATCCCGAAGATTCACACCAGAACCACGAATCAGGCTGGTTTTATTTTTCTCTACTCCACCCGCTTTGACAAGGATATTCCTATCAGTCGGGTTCTGAAAAATCACTCGCTGATTAGGATGGTTCATCGCCAAACGATACAAAAACAACACCGCATATCGAAGGAAATTTACACGCAAGCCTGCTCTTTCCACAAACAAAAAACCCAGGCCTGAAATGGCTGATACCACTGCCGGCACCTTAAGAAGACGGGCAACAATCCCTCCATAGAGCACGGGTTTTATCGTTACTAAATGAATCAAATCAGGTTTTATCCTTTTAATCTGCTTATAAAGTTTAAAAACAGAGAAAAATTCTTTAACCGTATTTTTACCACTTCTGGAAAATGAAAATGGATGTACTGTCAAACCAATACCTTCAAGATATTCAGTTTTATTGGTCACCGTGCAGAGCAAATGAACCTCATAACCCTCATTCATTGCTTGCAAGGCAATAGGCAACCTGTGAGAGACAAAAAACCAGTCGACATTGACAATAAATAATAATTTATTATTCAACAATAATCCTTGCAAAGGACAAAGCGTAACGAAAAAAATAGGCAATCATCATTACTTATGCATCAAAACATCGAACCCTGACACCATTAATTCATTATCAGAAAAATAGTTAAAATCATCCGCAAGAGACTGCCTTTTAATCGGTAAACATTGCCACCGTCTCACATCACAAACTTCAACCATAAACTTCACCTCCTCAAACATGTTTATCATTTCAGAGAAACGAATACGGTTTGTGTAAAACCCTGAGCGAACAAAAAATTCTGACTCCCAAATGCGCTCATTGAACCGCAGATTATTAAGTGAACCACCAAGATGATCTTTCAAGTCTACTCGATGTGACACAACTCCTTTTAAAGTTAATACGCGGAAACACTCTTGCATTGTTTTGACAAATTCATGCTTTCTTACATGTTCCAATACTGCTTGCGAAAAAATTAGATCCACTGCCCCTGTTTCAATAGATGAAAAAGAAGCCAAACCTTGTGTCAAGTATCGCCCTCCACAAACAGCCAGCATCTCATCAAGAGTCTCTGCTTTAGAAATATCCGGCACATTCAGCCCTTTACTTTTAAGACCCTTAGCAAGCTTGCGGTATTGCTCAATATCAGTCGTTGCAAATGAGCCCGCATCAAGTAAGATGGCATTGGCACCATAGCATGCAGCCACAAGCGCTGTAGCAATACTGTCACCCGGCCCTATCTCCAGAATTGTTTTCCCTTGAATCTTTCCGTCTAACCCAGACCTTGATACGTGCTCATTGAATACGTTAAGCACATAAGAGGCTTGGTCCATATAACCATGGCGAAAAACCCCTACACGTTGCCAAATACCATAACCAACAGGTATCCGAGACAAAATAATTTTTGCAAAAATTTTAAACCACCAAGGAATTAGATTTTTCATGCCACATTCTCTTGCTGTTGTTCCAACCAGGCCTGGTACATCAACACATCCCATAAATAGTAATGCCACCTGCGCTTGCCGCTAATATGTTCTTGCCACATTTTCCGTATCGGAGCGGGATCAAAAAACCCCTCTTCTCGAAGACGCTTCTCACTCAGCAGTTCCTCTCCCCACTCGCGTAGGGGCCCTCTCAACCAATGCTCAATCGGCACACCAAAACCCATTTTAGGACGATCCATTAATTCACGTGGAACGTAACGATATAGAACCTCACGCAGCAACCACTTGCCTTTACCATCCCGATACTTGAGCGACATGGGCACTTTCCAGGCAAACTCCACCACGCGATGATCCAATAACGGTACCCGTGCTTCCAAACTCACCGCCATACTGGCTCTATCTACTTTAGTTAAAATATCATCGGGCAAATAGGTCATGCTATCGAGATACATCATCTGTTCACGAAAATCTGCCAATTCAGGATGCTGGTCAGATCGATTGAAAATTGTTTCTGGCTCGACTCCACCAATGACTAACTGGCTTGGCTCTTGCCAATGAGAAACCAAACGATGATAATAAGATTCACCTGATTTTTCTTTTATCACCCCTGCCAATTTTGGCAAACGATCAGCTAAATGTGGAATCTGAAACTGTTTAGGTAATAGACTCAACAAATATTCTAATGGCGCACCCGGAAAAACCTGCATCAGCGAGCCAATTAACTGTCGTAATGCGACGGGCAACCGTTGCAGCTTACGCCATATCTGATAACCCTGCGTATAACGATTATATCCACAAAAAAGCTCGTCCCCTCCATCACCGGAAAGGCTCACCGTCACATGCTTGCATGCCAGTTCGCTGACCAAAAAAGTGGGTATCTGCGAAGAATCAGAAAAAGGCTCATCCCAAATAGTCGGCAAACGTGGAATCACTGCCATCGCCTCTTCAGAAGTAACATAAAGCTCGGTATGATCGGTGCCTAAATGTTTAGCCACTGCCTTGGCATGATCGGCCTCGTTATATCCTTTTTCATGGAAACCGATAGTAAAGGTTTTAATTGGTTTCGAAGATTGAGCTTGCATTAATGCAGCGACTATCGTGGAATCAAAACCTCCTGATAAAAATGCACCTAATGGAACATCTGATGCCATACGACTACGCACTGAATGACGTAACAATCCATCCAGCTCATCGATCAGTTTTTCAGGATGGTCTGTCACTTGCTCTATCACACCTTGCCGCGCAACCTCTGCTAAATTCCAATAGCAATGCGGCTTAGAAATTTCCTGACCAAATTCACGAATCACTACAAAATGTGCAGCCGGTAATTTTTTAATACCTTTATAAATACTCCAGGGTGTTGGCACATAGTTATGACGCATAAACAATGCCAAAGCATTTCGATCTATCTGACCCTGCCAGTGTGGGTGCGCCTTAAAACTCTTTAGCTCTGAGCCGAACAAAAAACAGCCCCCATTGTGACCATAATAGAGTGGTTTCTCTCCCATGCGATCACGCGCTAAAAACAGACTCTTTTCCTCGTTATCCCATAATGCAAAAGCAAACATGCCGTTCAGATACTGTAGCGTTCTTGCCAAACCCCAATGGCGCAAAGCTGCTAATAGCGTCTCGGTATCCGAATGTCCACGCCAATCAAAATGACCTCCTTCGCGCTGCAAATCTGCACGCAAATCAACATGATTATAAATCTCACCATTAAACACCAGGGTAAAACGACCACAAGGGGATGTCATCGGTTGATGCCCTGCTGGTGTTAAATCAATAATAGCAAGGCGGCGATGCGCCATCGCCAACTCTACTGATTGATTTAGCCAAACACCTGCGCCATCTGGGCCACGGTGCTGAATACGCAAAGCCATCTGCTCAACCACCACGGCATTTGCGCCACGCTTATCCCAGTAACCCACGATGCCACACATTATTGGCTTGTTCTCTTCTCTAAAATGATTGTTTTATAGAGAGCGGTGTACTGTTCGACAATTTGACCCAAGGTAAATTTATCTTTAATTCGGCTACGTGCTTGCTCCCCTAGCAAGCGACGCTCTGCGACAGGCAATGCAAGCAGCGATTCAATACCTGCCGCGAGGGCTACTTTATCCTTAGGCGCAACCATTACACCACAATCGCCAATGACTAGCGCGCTGTCACCCACATCAGTGGCAACACAAGGCACACCTACTGCCATCGCCTCACCTAGTACATTAGGAAAACCTTCTCCCCATGCGCTTGAAAGACAAAAAACATCCATAGCACTCATTAAAGCAGCCACATCACTGCGCTCACCAAGCAAATGAAACCTACTTTGCAATGAACTTGGAATTTCTATCTTGAAGCTGGCATTATCCAAGTGGACATCTCGCCCACTGAGCAAAAAATGGGCATTAGGGTAGCGTAAAGTAATCGCCTCTGCCGCCTGTAAAAAATTAGCATGATCCTTCATCGGATGTAGCCGTGCCACATGTCCGACAACCAAAGCCTCTGCAGGAATCGCTAATTCAGCTCGTATTTGACGGCGCATATCTTCTGAGAAATTAAACTGTTGTAGATCAATCCCATTCGGAATAATCTGTCCCCTAAAGCTAACAAAACCAAAATTCTCATGCTGCTGACGCGAAAGCTGACTGTTATACAACAGGGTGTCAGGTGATGCCGAGAAAAACCGATTGGCTCTGATGACTTGGCGAGTCAGAAATTTTTCTGTCTTTATCTGATATAAAGACTGACGAATATTCCAGGCCAATGCTGCTCTTTTAAAGAAAATAGATCGCGCTAGCGTTGCCGCCAAATTACCATGATACATCCAGCCTTGAATAAGATCAGGCTGAATATTATTAATAATTTTTTTTAGGCGAAATAAAACACTAACGGTAGGTAAGCCTTTCCGCATCTCTAACGAGTAAACCAAAACACCCAGTGCTTCAATTCTTTTGCGCATTTCCCCGCCGTCTGATAGAGAAATCACAACAGGCGAAAAACGCTTCCTATCCATTCCTGCAAGCAATTTGTAAAGCATCATCTCAGCACCACCAGTATTCATACCTGTTATAATGTGCACCACAAATTTCTGGCTCATGAGTTAACTTTCAAATAATGCCAAGAGCCAAAGACTGGCAGCAAAGGTAACCAAAAAAAACTTAAATATATATGTGTAGTAATAAACCCAGAGAAAAAAATTGTCAGTACGCCCAGCCCCATAGTCATAGCAATCAGTGGATATTGCGAGGAAAGTTTCCAGGCATTGAGCAATAACATGCCAATGAATATCAGGTAAAGAAGCAATTGAACAATGCCACCCTCAATCCAGAGTAATAGATAGGTAAGATGCACACTATAAGAATGGGTAGACCATGTTCTACTTTGCCCCAACCCATGCCCCCACACCCCCCCTGAACGATTAACAATCGCATCTACCGCCTCTTCAATTAATGCTACGCGTATGCCGACACTGCCAAGCTCACTTACTGTGACATCTTCTTTATTAAACAATAATTCAAACCGATCACGTCTCTGGTTTTCAGAAAAAAAACTATCTGATATTGCAATAATTAACGCCGCCCCTATTAGCAATAATACAAAGCCCAATTTTAAAATTTTAGTAAGGTGCGTACGAATCGGATGCCGCCGCCATACTAAAGCCAGTAAAAAGTTTATAACAAAAATAACGAAAAAAAGTAGAAAACCACTAAACGATGCTGTCAAAATAAGATTTAATACCGCAAGCAGTAGGCCAATAACACCAATGAATTTCCACCATCCACGTTCTACAATGCTTAATACTAAATAAATAGGCATTACTGTAACCAAGACAATTGCAAACGAATTAGCATTACCAAATGTACCTGTAGCACGTCCAGCAATAAAAAAAGTCTCTCGTATTACTTCTGGCATAGCAGGGTACATACACGCAACCGTAATCAACATGGGTATCATATAGCCCAAAGCAACAAGGCGCAGAAATCCCCACACTTGATCAATCTTAAGCCAATAAGCAAGAAAAACCGGGAAACCGATCATTATAAATGCATATTGCCCCATAACAGAAAATAGGTTGGGGGTGTGCAGCTGTAACCCACCCCAAAGTATGCCGGTAAGGCCTGACAGTATTCCTATAGCTACAAAGACCAACCCCACCATTAACATGGAGCCATATTTATTTACTAAAAAAAAGGGGGCAGAGCATCTGCCCTTAAGACCACCTATCAATGCACCGATCAAACCTATCACTAAGATCAGATTAACCAACGTAAAACTAGTGCCTGGAATCCGAAGCTCAAAATAAGGTGCAAGCAATGCCACAAAACTTAACATCAGGCCTGCTCGGCGCGTTCGAGCCAGCCTCCCTGAACTCGGATTATGACCATCAATGAAAGAGGCGACTTTACGTCTATCCGTCTCTACGTTTATATCGGTTGACAAATGTAAATCCTGTCTTTAGCAAATTTTTGCAAAAAACTTGAACGATTCAAAAAACATTCCAATTTATATGTAACACCAGACCATAACAACAAACGATTACGCCATGTCGGAATTAGACCGAACCCATACTTTTCAAGTACCTTAAATTCACAGCGCTCTAGCAAATACCGTATATCTGTATCACTCAGTATCTTGTGACGGGGTTTACCATGAATAAAATTAGAAAATCGACACACTAAACCAGTAAAGCTCCACTTGTTAAGATGGTTATTAATAATGAGACAACCTCCATCTTCGATAACCAACCTTAATGATTGCAGGGCAGCCTCGCGTAAAGCAGGCTCAGCATTTAATACAAACCGAAATGAGGAAATCACATTAAATTTATCCAAATCCAGATTTTCTGATGTAATATCTATTTTAATCAAGCGTGCCTTAGGCACTTTTTTCCTTGCTTGCTTTAACATATCTTCCGATACATCGATTCCAACAACCTCCGAGAAATTTGGAGCTGCTATTTCCAAAATTCGGCCCGTTCCCACGGCAAAATCCAGATAACGACCTGGATGGGCTTTCCCAATACCGGAAAATTTTTCCTCTAAATACGGTCTCTCAAAATTCTCCCAGTAAAAAGATTCGGCACCCACAGCATAGCGCTGATCATATAACTTCCCCCTATCTTTTCCTTTATGGCTACTCCTATAATTTGCTATGACAATATCTCCTCTATTAAATATCCTCTGCGTGAAACGATAAAACGAGAACGTATATTATTTCTAATACTTTGTCTCATCGATTTTAGATAAGCATCTGTTAACCATAACGCCACCCCATAAAGAGCAGAGCGATCCAAAACTAATTTTGATTCTTCTTCATAACCATGAATAAACATTGATATTGCCAAATTAATCCGGTTCCACTTTATAAAAGGTACAACCCACAAGGGATACACACATGATAATACCGACACCATATGCCCCACATCATAATAAATTGATGACTTGCCGCCATGTGAATCGGGACAAAAAAGACTTGGGATTGGATCAAGGATGATTGGCATACAATCAGAGCCCCTAAGCCACACGTTCCCGGTGCCAAAATCCCCATGAAAACCGACTATTGGCGCATTATCTAAAACCTTTTCAATCTGATTTATAATGCTGCCACTTAATCCGTCTATCGCCGAAAAATCGAGCCGAACAGTCTTTGAATAAGGTGATTCGTAATAGCGATGAAATTGAGCTAGAGAACAACCAATCTTATAAAACACTTTCTCTAGATCATTAAATGCGCTCGTTCTCCAGGGTTGAATCAATACACGAAAAAAATAATAAGCAAGTAACTGGCCCTCCGGTAAATGCTCATAGACGATTGTCTGTTTTTCTGCCTGCAAGCTTACCGGCTTCGGAGCCTCGAATGTAGTTGATAACATGGAGGCACTATATAATCTCGAAACCCTTTCCCAGTCATCTTGGAATGATTTTCCATGATGTTTGTAATATAATTTCATTAAAATACACTTATCCAATACAGAATGAATATTCTTGTCAGAGGCATAGTATTATACCTTGTTAGGCTCAAACTAGCGTTTCGTCACTTTTGATTAGAAAGTCTACTAACTGTTCAATCATTTTTTCGTAAGTAACCATCAACAATGTTCAATACTCTAAAACGCTCATTATTATTTAGGAAATTGCGGCCAAAATCGAAGCAATATCGGGCTAAATAGCGTTGGCATAATCTTCAATTTTCTCCAAACAACAAAACCTAAAGCAATGCTTCTCAGGCTCACAGCAATAGATGTTGCTATAGCAGCACCAATAACACCAAGAGCTGGAATCAATATAATATTTAGCACAAGGTTCAATATAGCAGCAGCCCCAATGATCCATGATGCCTCACTCTGATGATGGGTCATAGTTAAAAGAAAGCCAACCGGACCCCAAGCGACAATCACTATTTGTCCAACCATAAGAACAAATAAAACCGAGTATTGATCTCTGAATTCCATTCCAAATAAACCGAGAAATTCTACTCCAAAATAAGCTAAAATCAAAATCAACGGTAGCGTTATTGCAAAGATAGAAACTACGGAGATAGTAATAATACGTTGCAATTCTAAAAATTTTTCTTGGTGATAGAGTTCCGATATGAGAGGCGCAACAATCTGATTTGCCGCCATTATAAAAAATGTAACTAGCCCCGCAAGCAAACTAGCAACTGCGTATTTTCCGGCCTGCGTCGGGCTTAGCAACATACCAACCATAATAATATCTGATTTAGCTAAAACCATTTGAGCGCCAGAAACTATAAACATCGGAAATATAGACTTTAACCATTCACCTTTTCGATAATTTATTCGCGCAGCAATAAAACGATTATATGAAATTCGTCTCACAAAAACCCAGGCCACTCCAAAAGCAACTATAGTGCTTACTAACTCAATCCCCATGACTAATGCAGCATTTGATACAAACCCAAAAGAATATACACAGAAAATTGTCGCGCCTATAAATATAGGTCGAAGTACGCTTTGTGGCAACTGAGCTCGCCCAATATACTTAAACGCCTGCATATATGACGAATACAGTTGCATCAATACCATAAACGGCAAGACTAGAAGCCCAACTAAAAATGTCTTTGTCAAATCACTGCCTAGCCTTTCACTTAATAACCAAATAATGAGCGCAGTAAAAAACAAGAGTAGCAACGAAGCCATTGTTGCAAGTTCGCTAGACCATCGAATATATCCGCGCACTAACCCCCATTGAGATAAACTTTGATAAGTAGAGAGATATCGTAGAGATCCCGTATCTAATCCAAGTTTTCCAATCAAGGCCAACACAGTTATCCAAGTAAAAACATAAATATACTGTCCAAATACCTCTGCCCCTAACAAGCGGGCTAATAGCAATTGCAATAAAAATACAAGCCCTACGCCTAAAGCCCTCATAATGAATGCTATGCTAGCACCACGCAAAAAAATTAAAAAAACTCCGTCACTCATGATTTTTTTGTATAAACGCATCAAGTTATTTCGTGAGCTCAAATTAGAAGTGCAACAATTGATTTAACGTTGAAGGGTATCTGATAAGATATTTTAAAACCAATTGAAATCCCTTTTTTTATGAAATATTTGGAAATCTCATCGCCGTCCTCGTCCTAAAATATCAAGGAAAAGCCAACGCTTCGCTCTTTCTCCGTCAGCGAATGAGGGACTATTGTTAAAGTAGTATTTTATCTTATCGAAACAACCCAAAGGAATGAAGATGAGGCAAAAACAAAATCATAAATCAGATGTGGATAAGCTTGTTCGCAATATCAAAAAACGTGCCCGTCGTAAATTCAATTGATAAATAGTTGATACTTCAAGAATAATATTTTCGGTACCATCGAACGAACTCCTTTATCCCGACTGATACTGACGTACATGGTTTGTAGCCGACATCGTTAATCAGACTCGATGCGTCAGCATAGGTGTCAGGCACATCTCCTGCTTGCAGTGGTAAATATTCTTTTTTTGCTTCTATACCTAATTCTTTTTCCAAGCACAGAATATAATCCATAAGCTCTACAGGCTTGTTATTTCCTATATTGTAAACTCCCCATGACGCTTTACTCGAACCTGGGTCAGGTGCTTTTGGATCCCAGTCTTGATTAGGCTGAGCTGGCTTATCCAGAGTTCTTACCACACCCTCTACGATATCATCAATATAGGTGAAATCTCGTTTGTGTTTACCGTGATTGAATATTTGTATTGGCTCACCAGCTAATATTGCTTTAGTAAATTTAAACAAAGCCATGTCTGGTCGCCCCCAAGGACCGTAGACAGTGAAGAAGCGTAAACCAGTCACTGACAACCCAAAAAGATGGCTATAGCTGTGCGCCATGAGCTCATTAGCTCGCTTGGTTGCCGCATAAAAAGAAACAGGATGATCCGCCGTATGTCGCTCAGAGAAAGGCATTAGCTCATTAGCACCGTAAACTGAGCTGGTGGATGCATAGACCAGATGCTCAACCTTATTATATCGACAACCTTCCAATATATTGGTAAAGCCTACCAGGTTTGAATCTACATAAGCATGTGGGTTTTCAATGGAATAACGCACCCCTGCTTGGGCTGCAAGGTTAACTACGCGCTGAAATTTCTCGGCCACGAACAACGCTTCCATTGCTTTGCGGTCAGCAAAATCTATCTTGCAAAACTTGAACGAATCATACTTTAATAGTAAGTCTAATCGTGACTGCTTTAGACTCACATCATAGTAATCGTTAAGATTATCGAGCCCTATTACTTCATCCCCTCTTTCGAGCAGATATTGGCTAACGTGAAATCCTATAAAACCGGCAGCGCCAGTGACGAGCACCTTCATTTATGATCCTTCGAGTTGTATTGATAGCATGGTCATTATTTGGGTAATTTGCAGAACCAATTATTATTTAATCAACAAATTTTAAGGTTACCACACAGATTGTAAATCAATTAGCACGGCCATAAACATCATCGAAACGAACAATATCATCTTCACCTAGATAACTGCCAGACTGAACTTCGATTAGCTCTAAATCAAAACTGCCAGGGTTTACCAATCGGTGTTTGGTGCCCAAGGGGATATAGGTTGACTGATTTTCGCTCAGCAAAAATTCTTCATCACCACAGGTAACACGCGCAGTGCCTTGCACAACGATCCAGTGTTCGGCACGGTGATGATGCATCTGCAATGAAAGCGAGGCACCAGGGCTGACAATAATGCGTTTGACCTGGAAACGCTCACCATGATCAATCGACTCATAAGAGCCCCATGGGCGGTAAACACGACGGTGGGTCTGATACTCTCCGCGATTACTGGCTTTCAGCCCTTCTACAATACTTTTAACCTCTTGTGCGCGGCTTTTATGCGCCACCATGACGGCATCTGCGGTTTCAACCACAATCATATCTTCAATACCTACGCTGGCAAGCAAACGGTGTTCTGAAATTAGCAGGGAATTCTTGGTATCTTTCGTCGCTACATCGCCTTTGATAACATTACCCTCTTCATTACGCTCACTGACCTCCCATAACGAAGACCATGCCCCGACATCGGACCAGCCGACATCGATAGGGATAACTGCCAGCGGAAATTCTTCCGCTAACGTCGCTTTTTCCATTACTGCATAATCAATGGAATCACTGGGGCAGGCATTAAAAACATCTGAGTCTGCACGAAAAAAATCATGGTCTTGCTTGCCTTTGTCAAACGAGGCACGGCAGACATCATTAATGTCAGGACGAAAACATTGCATGGCCTTAAGCCAGACCGATGCCTTCATCATAAAGATACCGCTATTCCAAAAATAGTCACCACTTGCTAAATAAGCTTCGGCTGTTTTCGTGTCTGGCTTTTCTACAAATTTCTCAACAATATACGAGCGATCATTATCTTGCGTAGCACCTGACTTAATATAACCATAGCCCGTCTCTGCATGGGACGGCACAATACCAAACGTCACCATCGCGCCATCGCTGGCAAGCTGTGCGCCATGCGCTACAGCCGTATTGAATGCGTCTACATCTCTAATAACATGGTCTGCCGGCATCACCAGCATAACATCGTCATTGCCTTTTTGACTGATTGCCAAGGCGGCCAAGGTTAATGCTGGTGCGGTATTGCGGCCAATG
This sequence is a window from Gammaproteobacteria bacterium. Protein-coding genes within it:
- a CDS encoding glycosyltransferase is translated as MSQKFVVHIITGMNTGGAEMMLYKLLAGMDRKRFSPVVISLSDGGEMRKRIEALGVLVYSLEMRKGLPTVSVLFRLKKIINNIQPDLIQGWMYHGNLAATLARSIFFKRAALAWNIRQSLYQIKTEKFLTRQVIRANRFFSASPDTLLYNSQLSRQQHENFGFVSFRGQIIPNGIDLQQFNFSEDMRRQIRAELAIPAEALVVGHVARLHPMKDHANFLQAAEAITLRYPNAHFLLSGRDVHLDNASFKIEIPSSLQSRFHLLGERSDVAALMSAMDVFCLSSAWGEGFPNVLGEAMAVGVPCVATDVGDSALVIGDCGVMVAPKDKVALAAGIESLLALPVAERRLLGEQARSRIKDKFTLGQIVEQYTALYKTIILEKRTSQ
- a CDS encoding class I SAM-dependent methyltransferase, yielding MKNLIPWWFKIFAKIILSRIPVGYGIWQRVGVFRHGYMDQASYVLNVFNEHVSRSGLDGKIQGKTILEIGPGDSIATALVAACYGANAILLDAGSFATTDIEQYRKLAKGLKSKGLNVPDISKAETLDEMLAVCGGRYLTQGLASFSSIETGAVDLIFSQAVLEHVRKHEFVKTMQECFRVLTLKGVVSHRVDLKDHLGGSLNNLRFNERIWESEFFVRSGFYTNRIRFSEMINMFEEVKFMVEVCDVRRWQCLPIKRQSLADDFNYFSDNELMVSGFDVLMHK
- a CDS encoding SDR family oxidoreductase, whose amino-acid sequence is MSEDNRARLLLTGSTGFLGTALVDCLVDDTRYQLVAAMRRERGNLASGLQSILVGDLEASTDWTLALSGVEVIIHTAACVHVMNDSDNDSFIEFRRVNVEGTLNLARQAAAAGVKRFIFISSIKVNGESTPLNQPYTSEDDPAPLDAYGISKREAEDGLYKLAEKTGMEVVIIRPPLVYGVGVKANFLTMMRWLNKGIPLPLGVIHNKRSLVALDNLVDLIVTCIDHFAAANQTFLVSDDEDLSTTELLQHMAIALGRPVRLLPVHAGLLKAGAMILGRREAAQRLLGSLQVDISKTKKILSWTPPLGVNEAFKKTAEDFLVRYKH
- the asnB gene encoding asparagine synthase (glutamine-hydrolyzing), producing the protein MCGIVGYWDKRGANAVVVEQMALRIQHRGPDGAGVWLNQSVELAMAHRRLAIIDLTPAGHQPMTSPCGRFTLVFNGEIYNHVDLRADLQREGGHFDWRGHSDTETLLAALRHWGLARTLQYLNGMFAFALWDNEEKSLFLARDRMGEKPLYYGHNGGCFLFGSELKSFKAHPHWQGQIDRNALALFMRHNYVPTPWSIYKGIKKLPAAHFVVIREFGQEISKPHCYWNLAEVARQGVIEQVTDHPEKLIDELDGLLRHSVRSRMASDVPLGAFLSGGFDSTIVAALMQAQSSKPIKTFTIGFHEKGYNEADHAKAVAKHLGTDHTELYVTSEEAMAVIPRLPTIWDEPFSDSSQIPTFLVSELACKHVTVSLSGDGGDELFCGYNRYTQGYQIWRKLQRLPVALRQLIGSLMQVFPGAPLEYLLSLLPKQFQIPHLADRLPKLAGVIKEKSGESYYHRLVSHWQEPSQLVIGGVEPETIFNRSDQHPELADFREQMMYLDSMTYLPDDILTKVDRASMAVSLEARVPLLDHRVVEFAWKVPMSLKYRDGKGKWLLREVLYRYVPRELMDRPKMGFGVPIEHWLRGPLREWGEELLSEKRLREEGFFDPAPIRKMWQEHISGKRRWHYYLWDVLMYQAWLEQQQENVA
- a CDS encoding O-antigen ligase family protein; amino-acid sequence: MSTDINVETDRRKVASFIDGHNPSSGRLARTRRAGLMLSFVALLAPYFELRIPGTSFTLVNLILVIGLIGALIGGLKGRCSAPFFLVNKYGSMLMVGLVFVAIGILSGLTGILWGGLQLHTPNLFSVMGQYAFIMIGFPVFLAYWLKIDQVWGFLRLVALGYMIPMLITVACMYPAMPEVIRETFFIAGRATGTFGNANSFAIVLVTVMPIYLVLSIVERGWWKFIGVIGLLLAVLNLILTASFSGFLLFFVIFVINFLLALVWRRHPIRTHLTKILKLGFVLLLIGAALIIAISDSFFSENQRRDRFELLFNKEDVTVSELGSVGIRVALIEEAVDAIVNRSGGVWGHGLGQSRTWSTHSYSVHLTYLLLWIEGGIVQLLLYLIFIGMLLLNAWKLSSQYPLIAMTMGLGVLTIFFSGFITTHIYLSFFWLPLLPVFGSWHYLKVNS
- a CDS encoding glycosyltransferase family 4 protein, encoding MNNKLLFIVNVDWFFVSHRLPIALQAMNEGYEVHLLCTVTNKTEYLEGIGLTVHPFSFSRSGKNTVKEFFSVFKLYKQIKRIKPDLIHLVTIKPVLYGGIVARLLKVPAVVSAISGLGFLFVERAGLRVNFLRYAVLFLYRLAMNHPNQRVIFQNPTDRNILVKAGGVEKNKTSLIRGSGVNLRDYLATPEPDGVPIIVMASRLLKDKGVYEFVAAARIIHSKGVKGRFQLIGEPDTGNLESVSVESVLAWQEEGIVECLGLRSDIAELFSKAHIIVLPSYYAEGLPKVLIEAAASGRAIITTDMPGCRDAIEPGKTGLLIPARDEQALVSVIEQLIEDVSLRQRMGREGRRLAEKEFSIEKIVQAHLDIYKTLEARV